The genome window GGTGCCGCCTGCCGATGCCCCACCCGATGATGAGTGAGACAACTGGCAGTCCGAGTTCAAGATAGTAAATGCCCTGGGGCCAATTGGTCTTGACGATCGATGCCAACGCTTCGAACACCAACGATATACAGGCGGTGCCAGCGAAGAACTCCAGGATTCCCTTGGGGGCGGGGCGGCGCCAAACAAGAAGGGCGGGGATAAGCACAACAACCAGATATCCGTACCACGGAAGTCTGATTTGAACGCCGGCCAAACTCAGGAGTTTGAACACCAAACTCACCACAATGCTAGTAAACGCGATGCTTATGGCGAGCTTTTCCGCTGAGGTGTCCTTGGTATTCCAGGCGACCGTAATGGCAATCACCGTTGAGAGGATTGAGACAAAGATTCCCCTTGCGGTGTTTGGTTCGCCGATGGGGAGGCTTTGCATGAGCCACAGCCAACCCAGCGCACCGGCCGCGAATCGCAGCAAGCCATTGCGCCGGCCATCCCAGCCATCAACCAGACACGCGAAAACCCCGAGGGTCAGGAGGATGGCAGATATTTGCATGACACTAAGATATACCAGTTGGACTGGCCGGAGGATTCGAGTTTTTCTGCTGACGCAGGGTCTCGTGTCGAGCTGCGACCAGAGCGCTGGCGCCCAACCAGACTGCAAGTAGCATGAACCACAAGTTCGGCGTGTTATCAAACAGCCTAGTCTCGATGCTGATTGCGATATATATCCCGAGGAGCAAGACGGGAAGCGTGCAGATGGCAGCCCGAGTAAACGTCACCCAACGGCTTTCGTGGTAGCCGAAAGCGGCGGCCACAACGAGGCAGATTAACAGCGTCAGGCTCCGGTCTTGCCAAAAATCTGCGCTCCTCGGCGGTATTGCGCCGGCAATCCCAATGGCAAACGAGGCGATAGTGGCGAGGAAGGCAACGCCGGGCAAGATTCGGTGTACGAAGCTCCTTGGGATCAAACTGAGCGCGATTATGGGCACGGCCAAAAAAATTGACCAAGGGGAATCGAGATAGACCCAGGAAGTATCCCACCATACTGAGCCGAATAAGCCGAGTGGAATGAGTGGTGCCGCAACCGTTGTTGAGTAACCGGCCAGCCACCGATCCTCACCTGTCCTCCACGCGATTCCAAGGATCGCCAACGGAACCACGAAGTAGAACACAAACATCAATGGAGTACTCATTTCGTATCGGAATCGGCGCGTAAAGGGTTAGCCAGGGCAGGTTAGTGCGCAACGGTGAGCCACAGGTAGAAACTCCACACCCTACCTTACACTCATAATCTGACCGTGGCTGCAAAAAAATCCCAACCGCAACCGGCAACGCTCGTCCTGGGCGGCACGGGCATGCTGGGGCGAGAGGTTGTGGCGCACTTGCCGCCGCCGGTTTGGGCGCCGACCCGTGACGAATTCGAGCTGGTCAATGTGAATCTCGAAACCGCCATCGGCGACCGCCGCCTTGCGGCAGTGGTCAATTGCGCCGCCTACACGGCCGTGGACCGAGCGGAATCCGAACCGATTCTCGCCCGCGAGTTGAACCACTTTTTGCCGAAGACGCTGGGCGCATGGGCGACTAAGCACCGCGTGCCGGTGGTCCACGTCAGCACCGACTTTGTCTTTGATGGCCGCGCCACAACTCCCTACTCGGCGGAAGCGCTCACCAACCCGCAAGGCGTGTACGCCAAGACCAAGGAGGCGGGCGAGCGCTACATCAACCACGGCTGGGTGGTGCGCACATCGTGGCTGTTCGGGAATGCTGGGGCGTGTTTTCCGCGGACGATGGTGCGCGCATGGCTGGCTGGGCGCGAACTGCGCGTGGTGAGCGATCAGGTGGGCACGCCGACCTACGCCTCCGACCTTGCGCAGTGGATCCGGGCGTTGTTGGCCAGTCCGATGCCGTTTGGAACGCTCCACGCCGCAGGCGCCGAGGCCATGAGTTGGTTCGAGTTTGCCCGATTGGTGATTGGGACTTACGAGGAAGTTCACCAGACTGGCTGCCCCATCCACATTGAGCCCATCGCGACCAAAGATTGGCCCGCGCCCGCTCCGCGACCCGCCTATTCCGCGCTCGATTCGTCCGTGGTGCACGAGCGTTACGGCCCGCCCACCCCGCTGCGAGAGGCAATTATCCAATTCGCCGAGCAAAACCCGCCGGAAACCCTGCTGGGACCTTAGTCGGGCCGCACAACAGAAATGCCCGCAACCCCGTTACAATAAGCAAGAACATGAGCGGAATCCCGAACAGCGTGGAATGGTATTACGTTGGCCACTATGGCCGCCTCGGTCCGCTCACCGAGGAGCAAGTCCGTGGCCTCATCACCGACCTGGTGATCGAGCGCAGCACCTACGTCTGGGTGACCGGCATGGCCGATTGGGCTCCGGCCGGCAACGTGCCGGCGCTGGTCACGATGTTCCCGGCGATGGCGTCTTCGCCGCCCCCGTTCCAGCCGAACATGCCGCCGGTGCAAACTTACGCCGCTCAGCCGCAAGGCGATGTTTTCCACCGCATGTTCAACGAGCCGGATTACGGCACCATGCCGACCGTGCCGAGCACGATGAACCCCTACGCGCGGCAAGATCCGGCGTATCAAGTGAGCGACAAGAGCCGCATCGCCGCCGGCATTTTGCAGATTCTCATCCCCGGCGTTGGGCGCATGTACCTGGGCCACGTTGCCCAGGGGGTCATGCAACTCATTTTGTCGCCCTGCGTGATCGGCGCCGTCTGGGCGTGGATCGACGGCATTTTGATGCTGTGCGGAAACGTGAAGTTCGACGGCTACGGCCGTCGGTTGCAGTAGCACTTGTCCACGGGCTGGTCGGCCGCCCTCCGGTAAACTAGCTGGACATGAAAATCTTTCTCGATACCGGCGATATCAACGAAGTGCGGCAGGCCGCCGAGTGGGGCGTGATTGATGGCGTCACCACCAATCCCACGCTCATCGCCAAGTCAGGAAAGGGATTCAAGGAAACCGTGCTCGCGATTTGCGAGGCCGTGCCCGGCGGCGACATTAGCGCCGAAGTCGTGGCCACCGACTACGAAACCATGGTGAAGGAAGCCATGGAGATTAGTAGCTGGCATCCGCAAGTCACGGTTAAGGTGCCGCTGATCAAAGACGGCATTCGGCTGGTGAGTTTCCTCGCCGACAAGGGCATTCGTACCAACGTGACGCTGGTCTTTACGGTGGGACAGGCACTTCTGGCGGCCAAGGCGGGCGCCACCTACATTTCCAATTTTGTCGGGCGCGTGGATGACCTCAACACAGACGGCATGCAAGCCGTCATTGACACCGTCGAGATGGTGGATGTGTACGGTTTTGATAGCGAAGTGCTCGTCGCCAGCGTGCGCCATCCGCTACACGTGACGCAGGCCATCCAAGCCGGAGCGCATGTGGCCACGATGCCGCTCAAGATCATTGAAGCGCTGTTCCATCACCCGCTCACCGATTCGGGCCTCACCCGGTTCCTTAAGGATTGGAGCGACGCCGGATTGAGCATCAGCTAAGGGTATAACCAACACAAACGCATGGCACTGGTTGACATTCATCTCACCGCAAAAGGCGACGCCGTAAACGAGCCGTTCATCTGGCGCATCGGCCGCGATTTCGACGTCAAAGTGAACATCGTCAAGGCGAGCATCGACACCGATTTCGGGTGGATGCACATCACCCTGGAAGGAGCGGTGGAAGAAATTCAGCGCGCCACCAGCTGGCTGATGACCACCGGCCTGCACGTCGATACCCAGCAACGCTCCGTAAAGGCGTGACGCCGTACGTGCCCGAAGACTTCGACCAGTTTTGGGCCGAAGTGGTCGAGGAAGCGCGCGCCGTCCCTCTTGATTTCCGTCGCTCGCGGCGCAACGATTTCGTGCTCGACGGGTTTTTTGTCGAGACGATTTGGTTTCAATCGGTGCAGGGTCGCACGGTCGAAGGCTGGCTCGCGATCCCGCGCGACGGCGAGGTCTTCCCGGGCTTCGTTTGGTCGCCGCCGTATGGCCGCGAATCGCTGCTCCCGAATCGGTACGGCACCCGAGCCGGAATGGTGAGCCTCTCGCTCAATTTTCATGGGCACGGCGCTTTCCACCAGGAAAAGTACACGCCCACCCGCGGCTACTTTGCCGATGGTGCGGACGACCCCAACACCTGGGTGTTTCGCCGCATGTTTCAGGATGCGTTTATCGCCGCCCGCGTGCTGGAAGCCCAACTCGAAGTGGATGAACGTCAGATCGCGGCGATGGGCATGAGCCAAGGCGCGGGCCTTTCGTTGTGGCTCGGCGCGCACTGCCCGATTGTTCGCGCGGTGGCCGCGGACATGCCATTTCTCGGCGCGATGCCTGACGCGCTCAGCCGGAACGCGTACCGCTACCCGCTCAAAGAGCTGATTGACTACATGGAGACGATTCCGTTTGGGCGGGAACGCGTGCTCTACACCATTAGCTACTTCGACACCATGAATCAGGCCACGCGCGTGCGGGTGCCGACGCTCATTAGCCGCGGTCTGAAAGACCCCGCCTGCCGACCAGAAAACGTGCAGGCAATATACGACGCCGTTCCGGCCGCCGACAAGCAACTGGTCACATACGATTGGGGCCACGATTGGCATCCGGACATGGTGGAGAATAATCGCGATTTCGTCCTTCGCGCCTTAAAGTCGGAACTCAGTTAACGCAATTGTCATATGAACACTGGTATGCCCCTTCGTCTTCGCTCGGTCCTTGTCGCTCTTTTCGCGTTCATGCTTTCGTTGGCCGGAGCGCAACTGACCGAGAAAACCGCGGTGAAGTGGGAGGCCGCTTTGGGCCAGGACACCCTGAACAAGGGCGAGTGGGGAACCATTAAGCTGACTGCGACCGTGGCCGAGGGCTATCACATCTACGACACCACCGAAGTCGCCGATGGGCCGTTCCCAACTCAGGTGACGGTGACCGGCGATGCCGTGTTTACCGAGAAGCTGACGATTTTGGGCTCCGAAGTGAGCCGCCTGATGGAGCCGGCGCCGAAGGTGAAGTTCGACCCCAACTTCCAGAAGAAGGTTGGCACGCACGAAGGAACGATCACCTTCACGGTGCCGTTCCGGGCCGAAAAATCAGGCGAGATCGTGGTGAAGCTGAATCCGATGGCGCAAGCCTGCAACGACGGCGGCTGCCTCCGACCCTGGGGGCCGGAGATGACCGTCAAGGTCTCGGTCGGAACCGGCGCGGTGCGTAGCGATTTCGCCAATCCACCCGCCGCCAAGGTGGTGGAAAAGGCCGCTCCGGCTGGCGGTGCGATCAACGAAACCGCTCAGCGCTTTAACGAAGCGAAAGACGGCGGCATCTTCAGCTTTTTCCTTTTTGCCTTCGCCAGCGGCCTCATCGCGCTTGTCACGCCATGCGTGTTCCCGATGATCCCGGTGACCGTGAGCTTCTTTAGCAAATCGAGCGGCGGCAGCTTCAGCAAGCAGATGAAGAGCGCCGGGCTCTACTGCCTCGGCATCATCGGCACGTTCACCATTTTGGGGCTCGGCATTACCGCCATCGCGGGACCCACCGGGGTTTCGCAGCTCGCCAACAATCTTTGGGTCAACCTGTTCCTCGCGATCCTGTTTGTCGTGCTCAGCCTGAGCCTCTTCGGCCTGTTTGAGCTTGTTCTGCCCAGCGGATTTGTGAACAAGGTGGACAAGTTCGGGCGCGGCGCGGGGTGGATGGCACCGATCTTTATGGGCACCACATTCTCGCTGACGACGTTCACCTGCACGGTGGCATTTGTGGGCACGGTACTCGCCAGTTCCGCCAAACTCGGGCCGCTTTACAGCATCGTCGGCATGGTCGGGTTTAGCACCGCGTTTGCGTTGCCATTCTTCTTCTTCGCGCTCTTCCCGAGCATGCTCAGCAAGATGCCTAAGTCGGGCTCGTGGCTGAACACGGTCAAGGCGACGCTCGGTTTCGTCGAGCTCATGGCGGCCTTAAAGTTCTTCTCGAACGTGGACCTCGCCGTGCAAGCCAAAGCGCTGACCATGCCCGTGTTCCTCGCGATCTGGGCGGGCCTCGCGCTGGTCACCGCGGCCTACCTGTTTGGCGGGCTGAAGCTTCCGCACGAAGAGCGCAGCAAAATCGGCTGGCTGCGCCGCGGCTTTGGCGTGGCGTTTATCGTGCTGGGCGGATACTTGCTCATGGGTCTAAACGGCAAATCGCTCGGCGAACTCGACTCGTTCTTGCCGCCAAACCCCTACCCAGGCATGGCTGAGAACCAAGGCGAAAAGCTCGTCTGGGAATCTGATCTCGAGAAGGCCAAGGCCCGAGCCGCCGCCGAAGGCAAGCTCATGTTCATTGACTTCACCGGCGTGTTCTGCACCAACTGCCGGTACGTGGAGCGCAACATCTTCCCGAAGGACGCGGTGAACGCCGAGCTCGAAAAGTTTGTGCTGGTGAAGCTGTACACCGACCGCCCTAAGAACGAGCAGGACGAAAAGTACAACCAGCTGAAGCTTAAGATGACGAAGTCCGCCGAGCTCCCCAGCTACGTGGTGACGCAAGACGGCGAGACGCCGATCCGGGTGAGCGGCTTCACCAAGAACGCCGAAGCGTTTGCCAAGTTCTTGCGCGGCTAGTTGAGTCCGGCGGCAACGCCGCTGAACAGCCCCATATCCGCCCGAACTGCTCGAACGCGTGGTTCGGCGCGGAAGAACGCGTTGACCACGCGCGGGTCGAAGTGCGTGCCGCTTTCGCTGAAAATGATGTCGAGCGCGCGCTGGTGCGAATATTCGTCTTTGTAGCATCGCGCCGAGGTCAGCGCGTCGTAGACGTCGGCCACGGCCACCACCCGCGCCACGAGCGGAATCTGGTCGCCCTTCAGTTGGTTCGGGTAGCCATGGCCGTCCCACCACTCGTGATGGCTGGCCGCGATCTCGATGCCGATTTCGACAAAGGCGTTGGTCGGGTGCAGTTGGTGCACGGCCCGCAGCGTGTCGGCGCCCAGTTCGCAGTGCGTTTGCATCACGCGGCGTTCGTCATCGGTGAGGCGGCCGGGCTTGAGCAAAATGTGGTCGGGAAGCGCGACTTTGCCGATGTCGTGCAGCGGGCTCGCGCCGTAGACCAGCTGCAAAAATGCGTCGTCAATCTCATCGCCAAACGTGCCTTCGAGCATCAACTGCTCGGCGATGATGAGGCTGTACTCGCGCATGCGGTCCAGGTGCTCGCCGGTTTCGGGATCGCGCGATTCGGCCAGTTTGCACATCGCGAAAATGGTCGAAAGCTCGGCTGATTCGGTGCGCTGCTTTTCTTTCTCCACCCGAATCTTGAGGCGCGAGTGCTCGCGTTCGATCTTGCTTTGGCGCTTCAATTCGCGCAAGTTGCGCTTGCGGCGGTCGAGGAGCGTGACCACGCGGGCGCAAAGCACCACGGGGTGAATCGGTTTGACCAGATAATCGTCGGCTCCGGCCCGGACGCACTGCGCGATCTGGCCGATGCGGGTCATGTCGGTGAGGGCGAGAATCGGAATCTCTTGCACGCCGCCGCTCACCTTAAAGCGCTCGATGCCCGCGACGGTCACTGCATCGAGGTCAACGATGATGAGGTCGAACGGGGCCACCAAACTGACGCTGATGCCTTCGCGCTCGGACTCGGCGCGAACGATCTCCGTCCCGGGTCCGTTCATATTCGCGGCCAGCCCTTCGGCCACGTCGCCATCCTGGCTAACGATGAGTATCCGGCTCATAATCCCCGCAAAATTGCGTTGATCGAATTATAACCTAAATCGAACCTATTGCAAGCCAATAATTTTGGAATGCATCATTCAGAGGACATTTGGGGCCTGTTTGACCTCGTCGGTCGAGCCTCCACCGACATCGGTCGAGCGCGCTTCGACCGGATTTTGGAGCACGTCGTGCGCGTGTTCGAAGCCGATGGCGGATCACTCTTTTTGCGCGAGGCGGGCGGCGACCACCATCCGCTGGTGAGTAAGGCGGGCGATCTTTCGAAGATGCCCTGGACGGCGGAAATCGTCCCTGGCGAGGGCATCGCGGGTACTGCGATCATGGAGTGCCAACCCTTGCTAATCGGCGATCCGAGCCAAGAATCGCTGCTCAAAAGCTCCATCACCCGCCGCAAGGAAATCGCAACGAGCCTTGTGCTTCCACTGGAGGGCCGCGCGAACGACGTATTGGGTGTGCTCTGCCTTTCGCGCCGCGCCAGCCATCAGCCGTTTACCGCCGACGATCTGCAAAAAGGCAAGAGTTTGGCCGGGTATCTCGCGCTGGCCGTGGCTAACGCCCAGATGATGCGGGACCTGCAAGACATGGAGCGCATGAAGCGCATGGCGGAGATCGGCCAAATGACGGCGAGCATCGCGCACGAAATCCGCAATCCGCTGACCGGAATCCGATCCGCCGCGCAGATGGTGCGCAGCAACCCCGAGTTGGCCGACGAATTTGGCGAGATTATCGAGAGCGAGGCGCGTCGCCTCAACGGTCTTTGCGACGACTTTTTGGCGTTCGCCAAGCCGCTCGCCTTGCACCCCGCGCCCACTGACTTGGGCGTGTTAGTACGGCTGGTCTGCGGTTTGTTGCAACCTCAGTTTGATCAGGCTCGCATCGCCTTGGTCGTGCGGGCTCCGGAGAAACCGGTTCGCCGCGAGGTGGACGAGTCGCGCATCAAGCAGGTGCTGAGCAACTTGGTGCTCAACGCGCTGCAAGCGAGCCAAGCCGGCTCGCGTGTGACCGTCGCGCTCAGCTCGGGCGGCACCATCACGGTCGAAGACGAGGGCGTGGGAATGGATGCGGAGACCGTCGGAAGACTGTTCAGCGCGTTCTTCACAACCAAGCCCAGCGGCACCGGACTCGGGCTCAGCATGGTGCAAAAAATTGTCGAAGCGCACGGCGGGGAAGTGAAAGTGACTTCAGAACCGCGCGTTGGCAGCCGATTTGAAATAGTGTTCTCCGAACGAAACGCCGCATGAGTACTTTGCCCCGCCTCCTAATTGTCGACGACGAAGCCAATATCCGGCGGATTCTGCAGGTGGCCTTCGAGAAGGCTGGCTACGCTGTGGTGATCGCCGAGGATGCTCACCGCGCCCAAAGCGCCATGCGCGAAAGCGCGTTTCAGTGCGTCATTTCCGACGTCACGATGCCGGGAATCACAGGTTACGAGTTCCAAAAGTGGGTGGCCGCCGAGTACCCCGACACGCCGTTTATCCTCATGACGGCCTTCGGCACGATCCCGCAAGCGATTCAAGCAATTCGCGACGGCGCGTTTGAATTTGTGACCAAGCCGTTTGATCTGGAGAACCTCAAGCGCGTGGTCGCCGCCGCGCTCAGCGAGCCGGGCCAAGCGCCAGCCAAAACAACGCGCAACAAAGCCAAGGGCAAGCAGGTGAACTTCATCGCCGAGAGCCCGCAGATGAAGGAGATTTATGAACTCGTTGAGCAGGTTGCCGACAGCCGCGCGACGGTGCTGGTCACCGGCGAGAGCGGTGCGGGCAAGGAGGTCATCGCCAACCTGCTGCACCAACTGAGCCCGCGCTCAGGCAAGCCGTTTGTCGCGTGCTCGTGCGCGGCGATGCCGGAGACACTGCTTGAGAGCGAGCTCTTTGGCTACGAAAAGGGGGCGTTCACGGGCGCCAATGGCAGCAAGCCTGGCCGGTTTGAACTCGCCCACAACGGCACGCTATTTCTGGATGAGATCGGCGAGATTCCGGGCACCATTCAGGCGAAGCTCCTGCGCGTGCTGCAAGAGCGCGAGTTTGAGCGTCTCGGCGCGACCAAGCCCACGCAGGTGGACGTGCGCCTGGTCACCGCGACGAACCGCGATTTGCAGGCCGAAGTGGATGCCGGCAACTTCCGACTCGACTTGCTGTACCGATTGCAGGTCGTGGAGATTTATCTGCCGCCGCTGCGCGAACGTCAGGCGGATATCGTGCCGCTGGCCGAGCATTTCTTGCGGAAGTTCGCGACCGAAAACGAGCGGAGCCTCACCACGCTCAGCGACGAGGCGGTGCATGCGTTGCAAACGCACAATTGGCCGGGTAACGTACGGGAGTTGAGTAACGTGATCGAGCGAGCCGTGGTGATGTCATCGCGCGAGGCGACCGAACTGGCCGCCAAGAGTTTGCCATCGCAAGTGCGACTCGCGGCGTAAAGTAGGGAAATCTTCTCTCGCGGCACCATAATGCCAGCGGGCTTCGGGTATGCTTGTAAATTCCCCGGAGCACGAATGCGAGTAATTCAACCGACTTCCAAGCGCATTGGACGACACCTCGAGGTCCCGAACCTCATCGAACTTCAACTCAATAGCTACAAGTGGTTTCTGGAAGAAGGACTTCCTGAGCTCTTTAAAACGTTCTCCCCGATTTGGGACTTCACCCAATCCAGCTTTATCGAATTCGTCGATTTTAACCTGGGAGAACCGAAATACGATATCCAAGATTGCCGCGACCGCGACATGACCTACGAAGCGCCGATCAAGGCGACGGTCCGTTTCGGCGGTAAGGATCGGGAAGAAATGGAAACCGAGGTCTATCTTGGCGATTTGCCGCTGATGACCGACAAGGGCACCTTCATCATCAACGGTCGCGAGCGCGTCATTGTCAGCCAGCTGAGCCGCTCGCCGGGTCTGTACTTTGAAGAAGGCGTGGACACGGCCATGCAGGTCGTCGTCTCGGCGCGCGTCATTCCGACCGAAGGCCCCTGGCTCGAAGTCGAATCGGACGCGAACACCGCGGTGTTCACCCAAATTTCGCAATCAAAGAAGCTGCCGATCACGCAGCTGATCAAGGCCATTCACGCGTTCTTCGATTCGAACAACCCCGAGCGTGTGCGTGGACGCATTCGCTACACCAAGAAGGTTTCGGAAGCCCTCAAGATGAAGCTCGTGGACCCGCTCGTGGATCAAAGCACCGGCGAAGTGCTCCACGACAAGGGCACGGTGCTGACCAAGAAGATTCTCGCTGGGCTCGACAAGGCCGTGCTCGCCACCGAGGTTTCGGTCGAGCAGCCGTTTGGCAGCAACGAAGACTTGATTCGCTACTTTAGCGAAGAAGTGACGCTGGAGAACCCGACCGCCGAGCAGCTCGTGGGCAACCGCGCCGCCGCCGACATCAAGGAAGGCAACAAGATCGTCATCCACGCG of Chthonomonas sp. contains these proteins:
- the rfbD gene encoding dTDP-4-dehydrorhamnose reductase, coding for MAAKKSQPQPATLVLGGTGMLGREVVAHLPPPVWAPTRDEFELVNVNLETAIGDRRLAAVVNCAAYTAVDRAESEPILARELNHFLPKTLGAWATKHRVPVVHVSTDFVFDGRATTPYSAEALTNPQGVYAKTKEAGERYINHGWVVRTSWLFGNAGACFPRTMVRAWLAGRELRVVSDQVGTPTYASDLAQWIRALLASPMPFGTLHAAGAEAMSWFEFARLVIGTYEEVHQTGCPIHIEPIATKDWPAPAPRPAYSALDSSVVHERYGPPTPLREAIIQFAEQNPPETLLGP
- a CDS encoding DUF4339 domain-containing protein; its protein translation is MSGIPNSVEWYYVGHYGRLGPLTEEQVRGLITDLVIERSTYVWVTGMADWAPAGNVPALVTMFPAMASSPPPFQPNMPPVQTYAAQPQGDVFHRMFNEPDYGTMPTVPSTMNPYARQDPAYQVSDKSRIAAGILQILIPGVGRMYLGHVAQGVMQLILSPCVIGAVWAWIDGILMLCGNVKFDGYGRRLQ
- the fsa gene encoding fructose-6-phosphate aldolase, which produces MKIFLDTGDINEVRQAAEWGVIDGVTTNPTLIAKSGKGFKETVLAICEAVPGGDISAEVVATDYETMVKEAMEISSWHPQVTVKVPLIKDGIRLVSFLADKGIRTNVTLVFTVGQALLAAKAGATYISNFVGRVDDLNTDGMQAVIDTVEMVDVYGFDSEVLVASVRHPLHVTQAIQAGAHVATMPLKIIEALFHHPLTDSGLTRFLKDWSDAGLSIS
- a CDS encoding NIL domain-containing protein; translation: MALVDIHLTAKGDAVNEPFIWRIGRDFDVKVNIVKASIDTDFGWMHITLEGAVEEIQRATSWLMTTGLHVDTQQRSVKA
- a CDS encoding acetylxylan esterase; amino-acid sequence: MTPYVPEDFDQFWAEVVEEARAVPLDFRRSRRNDFVLDGFFVETIWFQSVQGRTVEGWLAIPRDGEVFPGFVWSPPYGRESLLPNRYGTRAGMVSLSLNFHGHGAFHQEKYTPTRGYFADGADDPNTWVFRRMFQDAFIAARVLEAQLEVDERQIAAMGMSQGAGLSLWLGAHCPIVRAVAADMPFLGAMPDALSRNAYRYPLKELIDYMETIPFGRERVLYTISYFDTMNQATRVRVPTLISRGLKDPACRPENVQAIYDAVPAADKQLVTYDWGHDWHPDMVENNRDFVLRALKSELS
- a CDS encoding thioredoxin family protein → MPLRLRSVLVALFAFMLSLAGAQLTEKTAVKWEAALGQDTLNKGEWGTIKLTATVAEGYHIYDTTEVADGPFPTQVTVTGDAVFTEKLTILGSEVSRLMEPAPKVKFDPNFQKKVGTHEGTITFTVPFRAEKSGEIVVKLNPMAQACNDGGCLRPWGPEMTVKVSVGTGAVRSDFANPPAAKVVEKAAPAGGAINETAQRFNEAKDGGIFSFFLFAFASGLIALVTPCVFPMIPVTVSFFSKSSGGSFSKQMKSAGLYCLGIIGTFTILGLGITAIAGPTGVSQLANNLWVNLFLAILFVVLSLSLFGLFELVLPSGFVNKVDKFGRGAGWMAPIFMGTTFSLTTFTCTVAFVGTVLASSAKLGPLYSIVGMVGFSTAFALPFFFFALFPSMLSKMPKSGSWLNTVKATLGFVELMAALKFFSNVDLAVQAKALTMPVFLAIWAGLALVTAAYLFGGLKLPHEERSKIGWLRRGFGVAFIVLGGYLLMGLNGKSLGELDSFLPPNPYPGMAENQGEKLVWESDLEKAKARAAAEGKLMFIDFTGVFCTNCRYVERNIFPKDAVNAELEKFVLVKLYTDRPKNEQDEKYNQLKLKMTKSAELPSYVVTQDGETPIRVSGFTKNAEAFAKFLRG
- a CDS encoding HD domain-containing protein — translated: MSRILIVSQDGDVAEGLAANMNGPGTEIVRAESEREGISVSLVAPFDLIIVDLDAVTVAGIERFKVSGGVQEIPILALTDMTRIGQIAQCVRAGADDYLVKPIHPVVLCARVVTLLDRRKRNLRELKRQSKIEREHSRLKIRVEKEKQRTESAELSTIFAMCKLAESRDPETGEHLDRMREYSLIIAEQLMLEGTFGDEIDDAFLQLVYGASPLHDIGKVALPDHILLKPGRLTDDERRVMQTHCELGADTLRAVHQLHPTNAFVEIGIEIAASHHEWWDGHGYPNQLKGDQIPLVARVVAVADVYDALTSARCYKDEYSHQRALDIIFSESGTHFDPRVVNAFFRAEPRVRAVRADMGLFSGVAAGLN
- a CDS encoding GAF domain-containing protein, which produces MHHSEDIWGLFDLVGRASTDIGRARFDRILEHVVRVFEADGGSLFLREAGGDHHPLVSKAGDLSKMPWTAEIVPGEGIAGTAIMECQPLLIGDPSQESLLKSSITRRKEIATSLVLPLEGRANDVLGVLCLSRRASHQPFTADDLQKGKSLAGYLALAVANAQMMRDLQDMERMKRMAEIGQMTASIAHEIRNPLTGIRSAAQMVRSNPELADEFGEIIESEARRLNGLCDDFLAFAKPLALHPAPTDLGVLVRLVCGLLQPQFDQARIALVVRAPEKPVRREVDESRIKQVLSNLVLNALQASQAGSRVTVALSSGGTITVEDEGVGMDAETVGRLFSAFFTTKPSGTGLGLSMVQKIVEAHGGEVKVTSEPRVGSRFEIVFSERNAA
- a CDS encoding sigma-54-dependent Fis family transcriptional regulator — translated: MSTLPRLLIVDDEANIRRILQVAFEKAGYAVVIAEDAHRAQSAMRESAFQCVISDVTMPGITGYEFQKWVAAEYPDTPFILMTAFGTIPQAIQAIRDGAFEFVTKPFDLENLKRVVAAALSEPGQAPAKTTRNKAKGKQVNFIAESPQMKEIYELVEQVADSRATVLVTGESGAGKEVIANLLHQLSPRSGKPFVACSCAAMPETLLESELFGYEKGAFTGANGSKPGRFELAHNGTLFLDEIGEIPGTIQAKLLRVLQEREFERLGATKPTQVDVRLVTATNRDLQAEVDAGNFRLDLLYRLQVVEIYLPPLRERQADIVPLAEHFLRKFATENERSLTTLSDEAVHALQTHNWPGNVRELSNVIERAVVMSSREATELAAKSLPSQVRLAA